Proteins encoded together in one Ogataea parapolymorpha DL-1 chromosome III, whole genome shotgun sequence window:
- a CDS encoding Subunit of TORC1, a rapamycin-sensitive complex involved in growth control has translation MSGLRHGLLNDQSQLSILQSHYYSHYDLKRNTMGANPSCEDESYKIPDWKSQSNKKKTTTAALVMCLNLGIPPPDIQKPADYPVLEAFVDPTTYSDPKKALQAIGKNLQSNYESCEGVSSRIKYKQSLDPSVEDLKRLCTTLRRSSKDERILFHYNGHGVPQPTQSGEIWVFNRGYTQYIPVSLYDLQSWLGAPCIFVIDTCAAGNVIENNKKFIQKRIEDEANERAENNSPSPVSAYIESIQLGACRSDEILPLNPDLPADLFTCCLTSPIEMSVKWFVLYSPLSRHGYYEVLKNKEGEIIIPGKLTDRRTPLGELNWIFTAITDTIAWTSLSRPLFKRLFRQDLMVAVLFRNFLLAKKIMPLVGCHPISDPPLPDINHHPMWESWELAIDEVLSQLVKNKCNDDNAQQEQLDIPQLQVPEHQPAQNTAPPHPSVMNYQHSSFFEQHLTAFEIWLQYGSSAKKPPQQLPVVLQVLLSQAHRLRALILLSKFLDLGPWAVYLALSIGIFPYIVRLLQSPAPELKPVLTFIWARIMSVDYKNTQQELCKDRGYNYFVSIFTMQTRPHLNGAPNGGVQLEINDANYDEQKAMSGFILSMFVRDHEAGQKLCFSIDLIKTCIFYVETSESPLLRQWSALLMSQLLKNNLEVIVVFYRGSFVEKLLQIMNDPIPEIRASIINCFYNFIYLDTEDSDDHAVRDELNRQEIKIAIEILDMINDGSPLIRREVTCFYSRFVMKYLQFFLVSAFGQLEEEITLVDNPSMIDEVRRKSPAYGSVFSSVWKALLILSEDPQDEVKDYAEQVVDYILWKLNESELGDVVGAMEDYLLQKRTTSSSVGKEDSPLRPLSTNGSAPKLWNGHDSGRRVQSDFDPHKPPSRSNPRQTSSSSAQSLTEKLFSKLTINNLMKNLGIPESDESEASSLHKFNLLIQQPASLAYGVEPRPTSPRFTPRPRDHGRPILPLVSGFFQYSCEYFQEPQIGSSEPDEPGSEEYIKGLWRRNRNETIIAETQPQKELSLTGDWRNQISSLDNRTQPKLLKFTQFEDWMVTSDEKDNITVFDWRSEKQLSRFSNGNPFGTKITDLKLLNEDDIPLLLTGSSDGVVKIYKSFNDPSSFHMITAWRALTDILLTPRSIGLISEWQQSRGSLLVTGDVKIIKIWDAPREKCVSDVPLRSTSLITSLTSDQVAGDIFVGGFQDGSMRVYDRRLDARDSMVRLWKPKDIQSRSMIKNVHMQRGGLRELVSGCSNGMVQLWDIRKDDPIVRFRAFDKTMTTAMIHEHAPFVACASKEVDIYSTAGEMVASIANSGFINTLNGSGRTNSYVNALSLHPHRMMVATNYNQSSAVSIYQCTEHAEHH, from the coding sequence ATGAGTGGTCTACGACATGGTTTGCTGAATGACCAATCGCAGCTTAGCATTTTACAGTCTCATTACTACTCCCATTATGACCTCAAGCGCAACACTATGGGTGCCAATCCCTCTTGTGAGGACGAATCCTACAAGATACCCGATTGGAAGTCTCAGTCCAATaagaagaagaccaccACTGCTGCGCTTGTTATGTGCTTAAATCTGGGAATTCCACCACCCGATATTCAAAAGCCTGCTGATTATCCCGTCTTGGAGGCATTTGTCGACCCAACAACATATTCGGACCCGAAAAAGGCCCTTCAGGCAATAGGTAAGAATTTACAGTCGAACTACGAGTCCTGCGAAGGGGTGAGCTCGAGAATCAAGTACAAGCAGTCGCTAGACCCGTCTGTTGAGGATCTTAAACGGCTATGCACAACTCTACGCAGAAGTTCAAAGGACGAGAGGATTTTGTTTCATTACAACGGTCATGGTGTTCCACAGCCCACACAGAGCGGAGAGATTTGGGTGTTCAACAGAGGCTACACGCAGTACATTCCTGTGAGCTTGTACGATCTTCAAAGCTGGCTGGGTGCTCCGTGCATTTTTGTGATAGATACGTGCGCAGCTGGAAACGTTATTGAGAATAACAAGAAATTCATACAAAAAAGAATAGAGGACGAAGCGAACgaaagagcagaaaataaTTCACCGTCCCCAGTGAGTGCGTATATCGAGTCCATCCAGCTTGGCGCATGTCGATCTGACGAGATTCTTCCCCTCAACCCAGATCTGCCGGCAGATCTGTTTACTTGCTGCTTGACAAGTCCTATAGAGATGAGTGTGAAATGGTTTGTGCTGTATTCTCCGTTGAGTCGTCATGGCTACTACGaggttttgaaaaacaaagaGGGCGAAATTATCATTCCGGGAAAGCTGACGGACAGACGAACTCCATTGGGCGAGCTGAACTGGATATTCACCGCCATCACGGACACAATTGCATGGACTTCTCTATCAAGGCCCTTATTTAAAAGATTATTTCGTCAAGATCTGATGGTGGCAGTGCTCTTTAGAAACTTCCTCCTCgcaaagaaaatcatgcCGTTGGTGGGATGCCATCCGATTTCTGACCCTCCACTGCCTGACATCAACCACCATCCAATGTGGGAGTCCTGGGAGCTTGCCATAGACGAGGTTTTGTCAcagctggtgaaaaataaatgtaACGACGACAATGCACAacaggagcagctggataTCCCGCAATTGCAGGTTCCAGAACACCAACCGGCGCAAAATACAGCACCTCCACATCCATCCGTGATGAACTACCAGCATTCCTCgttttttgagcagcatcTCACGGCTTTTGAGATCTGGCTTCAATACGGTTCTTCTGCTAAGAAACCTCCCCAACAGCTGCCTGTTGTGTTGCAGGTTTTGCTCTCACAGGCACACAGACTCCGAGCCTTAATTCTGCTCTCCAAATTCCTCGATCTAGGACCTTGGGCCGTGTATCTTGCTCTGAGCATCGGTATTTTCCCATACATTGTGAGGCTTTTACAGAGTCCTGCGCCAGAGCTAAAACCAGTGCTGACATTTATCTGGGCTCGTATCATGTCTGTGGACTACAAGAACACACAGCAAGAGCTGTGCAAGGACCGCGGGTATAATTACTTTGTGTCCATCTTCACGATGCAAACGAGACCGCACCTCAACGGAGCACCAAACGGTGGTGTTCAATTGGAGATAAACGATGCGAACTACGACGAACAAAAGGCCATGAGCGGGTTTATTCTGTCGATGTTTGTTCGCGACCACGAGGCCGGACAGAAGCTTTGTTTCTCGATCGATCTGATTAAGACGTGTATTTTCTACGTTGAAACGTCCGAAAGCCCGCTTCTGAGGCAGTGGAGCGCTCTTCTGATGAGCCAGTTGCTGAAGAATAATCTTGAGGTTATTGTGGTATTTTATCGTGGAAgctttgttgagaagctgctgcagatcaTGAACGACCCGATCCCGGAGATCAGGGCATCTATTATCAATTGTTTCTACAACTTTATTTATCTGGACACTGAAGACTCTGATGACCACGCCGTCCGCGATGAACTTAATCGACAAGAGATCAAAATTGCCATTGAGATTCTGGACATGATCAACGACGGGTCGCCGTTAATTCGCAGAGAAGTGACATGCTTCTACAGCAGGTTTGTGATGAAATATCTCCAATTTTTCCTTGTCAGCGCCTTTGGacagctggaggaggaaatcaCTTTGGTGGACAACCCAAGcatgatcgacgaggtgcgACGCAAATCGCCTGCCTATGGGTCAGTGTTTTCCTCCGTTTGGAAGGCCCTGCTGATACTGAGCGAAGACCCCCAGGACGAGGTCAAGGACTATGCCGAGCAAGTGGTTGACTATATTCTGTGGAAGCTTAACGAGAGCGAGCTGGGCGATGTTGTTGGGGCTATGGAGGACTACTTGCTTCAAAAACGCACAACGAGCAGTAGTGTTGGCAAGGAAGACTCACCACTCCGTCCGCTCTCGACCAATGGATCTGCTCCAAAGCTGTGGAACGGCCATGACTCTGGAAGAAGAGTGCAATCGGATTTTGATCCCCACAAACCACCGTCAAGGTCCAATCCCCGCCAAACATCGTCATCTTCTGCACAGTCACTAACCGAGAAGCTCTTTTCCAAGCTCACAATCAACAACCTGATGAAAAACCTGGGAATTCCAGAGTCTGATGAGTCCGAGGCCTCAAGTCTGCACAAATTCAATTTATTGATTCAACAGCCTGCCTCCCTTGCCTACGGAGTTGAGCCCAGACCGACGTCTCCAAGGTTTACGCCCCGTCCTAGAGACCATGGCAGACCTATTTTGCCGTTAGTCAGTGGATTCTTCCAATACAGTTGTGAGTATTTCCAGGAACCGCAGATTGGAAGCAGCGAGCCTGACGAGCCAGGAAGCGAGGAATACATAAAAGGATTGTGGAGACGAAACAGAAATGAGACCATCATTGCCGAGACACAACCACAGAAGGAGCTCTCGCTCACTGGCGACTGGAGAAACCAAATCAGTTCCTTGGACAACCGTACACAGCCTAAATTGCTCAAGTTCACTCAATTTGAGGACTGGATGGTAACCAGTGACGAAAAGGACAATATTACAGTTTTCGATTGGAGGAGTGAAAAACAGCTCTCGCGGTTTTCAAATGGGAATCCTTTTGGCACCAAGATCACAGACTTGAAGTTGCTTAACGAAGATGATATACCGCTGCTTTTGACAGGCTCTAGCGACGGTGTGGTGAAGATCTATAAATCATTCAACGATCCCAGCTCTTTCCACATGATCACTGCCTGGCGAGCACTCACGGACATTTTGCTGACCCCACGGTCCATCGGTCTAATTTCTGAGTGGCAGCAGAGCCGCGGGTCTTTGCTGGTCACCGGTGATGTGAAAATTATCAAGATTTGGGACGCGCCACGAGAAAAGTGCGTGAGCGATGTCCCGCTAAGATCGACGTCATTGATCACCTCGCTCACCTCCGACCAAGTTGCAGGAGATATCTTCGTGGGCGGGTTCCAGGATGGAAGCATGAGAGTCTACGATCGGCGGCTGGATGCACGTGACTCTATGGTTCGACTATGGAAACCGAAGGACATACAGAGCCGGAGCATGATTAAAAACGTGCACATGCAGCGAGGTGGCCTTCGCGAGCTAGTGTCGGGCTGCTCCAACGGAATGGTTCAGCTTTGGGATATTCGTAAAGACGACCCAATTGTGCGTTTCCGTGCATTCGACAAAACCATGACCACTGCGATGATCCACGAGCATGCTCCATTTGTGGCATGTGCTTCCAAGGAGGTTGACATTTACTCGACTGCTGGCGAAATGGTGGCAAGCATTGCCAATAGCGGGTTTATCAACACGCTCAATGGCTCAGGCAGAACAAATTCATACGTCAACGCTCTGTCGTTGCATCCGCATCGAATGATGGTGGCTACTAATTACAACCAGAGCTCTGCCGTGAGCATTTATCAGTGCACCGAGCATGCTGAGCATCACTAA
- a CDS encoding RHO1 GDP-GTP exchange protein 2, with protein MYHSQQNNEQAPHIKQPSQLAIPNQQQAISVGNIPPLPPSRFQHLNQVPVPHIPRPETQYPMSAGPQRRYFDHSQQTQPQPHPYRANLTFQHDHPIDTHQPVPKPQARDPHTEHPQPNGAQQTMRSYSDSMPRQRQYPLPMQQMPQMHPVHQQRGPPLPKLTNPNAVPQRYYAPSPSQQLAPQSPGTLDPAQKSPMMRQSLNFLRGTRNVSSPILPSEHHERFGEPQQIDDGLKKYHTTNTKHQVTTSGRVIPQKADINPPPQEAPKKSRSFTSLTKRVASSSSLRNSADRDKLYPAASICSKTIVTSASTKIPYVYPAVLSNVAKAFRARIQLDSKFKNGLEYRDSFTGAEAVDCIARIIRTSDRNLALLLGRSLDAQKLFHDVTYEHRLRDSNNEVYQFSEEVFDVYPNESSGLQRHESVSSDIHEIDNNGSPSMTSSPNGNPNSKSGSFGVPVVGVFTLLTECYSPTCSRDNLCYSIVCPRRLEQQARLGSKSSLTRSDSHLSLTQKEEQKAFWSYTVPKSILDSMDKREIKRQECIFEMIYSERDFVKDLEYLREFWIRPLSETKIIKENEREHFVNTVFYNINEIWEINSRFAEALTKRQQEKPVVDEIGDLFLEFIPRFEPFVKYGAGQVKGKYEFDRQKRHNPFFVRFIEDTSNRAESRRLDVSSYLSKPTTRPARYPLLLKSIRDHTDPESKDYANLNKAIELLQKMLTRINYETGKAADRLNLFLLKQKLVFRPGEYIDLRLTSEHRKLLYQCVLKKRNYQDKEKQGEVQVYLFDHALLFVRIKVVNKREVYRVYQRPIPLPLLFVSLTEESPSIKQIKKSASTGSLTGSTSSLLFKDAHTTSGLHLATTSAKCPISFTYLGRSGYDLTLYATPTVQRMLIDKLETQTRKLIDDNDVFTLTPLTSNFFDHNNKINCVVPFDGGRKLLYGTDSGIYVSDVKVTDNGSRVVSRPVKIISKINIIQVEILSEYQTLLALSDKKLFYWPSDVLSGGDAVKNGKLGKELMTHVSFFKTGVCAGRMLVCAAKSSSNLIRIFEPIDPISQRKQKKKFSPETKDVSFNSEPVSISFLKTKLCVGCSKGFEIVSLETNEIKQLLDAADTSLDFVVGKEGLKPLEIDRINSDFLLSYSNFSFFINYSGWRSRPKWIIHWEGVPHAFALWYPYLLAFDSGFIEIRHVESGELLRVIIAEKIRFLHSSSQEILYAYEDERGYDVVASLDFWDKSMKNRSRGNTLHTQVPSNTASSTTLVSK; from the coding sequence ATGTATCATTCGCAACAAAACAATGAGCAAGCTCCTCACATAAAACAGCCTTCACAGCTCGCGATCCCTAATCAGCAACAGGCCATTTCTGTGGGGAATATCCCCCCGTTACCGCCCTCTCGGTTCCAGCACCTGAACCAAGTGCCGGTCCCCCatattcctcgtccagaaactcaGTATCCTATGTCGGCAGGTCCACAACGGCGGTATTTTGATCATTCGCAACAAACACAACCACAGCCACATCCTTACAGAGCCAACCTGACCTTCCAACATGATCACCCGATTGACACTCACCAGCCGGTTCCCAAGCCACAAGCAAGAGACCCTCACACCGAGCATCCGCAACCGAACGGGGCCCAGCAGACAATGCGTTCATATTCGGATTCCATGCCCCGCCAAAGACAGTATCCTCTGCCGATGCAGCAGATGCCCCAAATGCATCCAGtgcaccagcagcgaggACCTCCGCTACCGAAGCTCACCAACCCGAACGCTGTTCCGCAAAGATACTACGCTCCATCTCCCTCGCAACAGTTGGCACCACAATCGCCCGGAACTCTTGATCCAGCTCAGAAAAGTCCCATGATGCGCCAGTCTCTGAATTTCCTTAGAGGCACAAGAAACGTATCTTCTCCGATTCTGCCTTCGGAACACCATGAAAGATTTGGAGAGCCGCAGCAAATTGACGATggtttgaaaaaataccatACAACCAACACAAAACATCAGGTCACCACTTCTGGAAGAGTGATCCCGCAGAAGGCCGACATAAATCCGCCTCCCCAAGAGGCCCCAAAAAAGTCAAGGAGTTTCACGTCTCTGACCAAAAGAGTTGCGTCTTCAAGCTCACTCCGAAATTCCGCCGACAGAGACAAGTTATATCCAGCAGCATCGATatgctccaaaaccatcGTGACCTCAGCTTCGACTAAAATCCCGTATGTGTATCCTGCAGTCCTTTCCAACGTTGCCAAGGCATTCCGGGCGCGGATCCAGCTAGACTCAAAATTTAAAAATGGTCTCGAGTACAGAGACTCGTTCACTGGCGCTGAGGCAGTGGATTGTATTGCCAGGATCATCAGAACATCGGATCGGAACCTGGCACTTCTGCTAGGTAGATCCCTGGACGCACAGAAATTGTTCCATGACGTGACGTACGAACATCGACTCAGGGACTCCAACAACGAAGTCTATCAGTTTTCTGAAGAGGTGTTTGATGTTTATCCCAACGAGTCTTCTGGTCTTCAGCGTCACGAGTCTGTTAGCTCGGATATTCATGAGATCGACAACAATGGCTCTCCATCAATGACATCATCACCAAATGGCAATCCGAATTCCAAGTCAGGCTCCTTTGGCGTGCCAGTGGTGGGAGTTTTTACTCTACTGACAGAATGCTACTCGCCAACCTGTTCAAGAGATAATTTGTGCTATAGTATTGTTTGTCCGAGAAGattggagcagcaggctAGATTGGGCTCGAAGTCCTCTTTGACTAGGTCTGACTCGCATTTGTCGCTTACGCAAaaggaggagcagaaagCGTTTTGGTCATACACGGTTCCAAAAAGCATTCTGGATAGCATGGACAAGAGAGAGATCAAACGCCAGGAGTGTATTTTTGAGATGATTTATTCCGAAAGAGATTTTGTCAAAGACTTGGAATATTTGAGagagttctggatcagACCTTTGTCAGAGACaaagatcatcaaagaGAACGAGAGAGAACATTTTGTGAACACTGTATTCTACAATATTAATGAGATCTGGGAGATCAACTCCCGATTTGCAGAGGCATTGACCAAGAGACAACAGGAAAAGCCAGTTGTCGACGAGATAGGTGACTTGTTTTTAGAGTTTATTCCTCGTTTCGAGCCATTTGTCAAGTACGGCGCTGGCCAGGTGAAGGGAAAATACGAATTTGACCGTCAGAAGAGACACAATCCATTTTTCGTGAGGTTTATCGAAGACACCAGCAACAGAGCTGAATCTCGCAGACTTGATGTGTCATCGTATCTTTCGAAACCTACAACTCGGCCGGCAAGGtatcctcttcttttgaagagcaTTAGAGACCATACTGACCCTGAGTCTAAGGATTATGCCAATTTGAATAAAGCTATAgagcttctccaaaaaatgCTGACAAGAATCAATTACGAGACaggaaaagcagcagatagATTGAACctcttcttgttgaaacagaaactggttTTCAGACCTGGCGAATACATAGATCTGAGATTGACATCAGAGCATCGCAAGCTTTTATACCAATGCgttttgaagaagagaaactACCAGgacaaagaaaaacaaggagAAGTGCAAGTGTACCTTTTCGACCATGCTTTACTGTTTGTTAGAATTAAGGTCGTCAACAAAAGAGAGGTCTACAGGGTCTATCAGAGGCCTATTCCTTTACCCCTTTTGTTTGTATCACTGACTGAAGAAAGCCCATCCATCAAACAAATCAAGAAGTCTGCCTCTACGGGATCGTTGACGGGATCAACGTCTTCGTtacttttcaaagacgCTCATACGACGAGCGGACTGCATTTGGCAACGACTTCGGCCAAATGTCCAATCTCTTTCACATACTTGGGCCGCAGCGGATATGACTTGACATTGTATGCTACGCCAACAGTGCAACGAATGCTAAttgacaagctggaaacgcaaaccagaaaattAATTGATGATAATGATGTTTTCACCTTGACCCCCTTGACGTCCAATTTCTTTGACCATAATAATAAGATCAACTGTGTTGTTCCTTTCGATGGAGGCAGAAAACTGCTGTACGGTACCGACTCGGGTATTTATGTGAGTGATGTAAAAGTCACTGACAACGGATCCAGGGTTGTTTCGAGACCGGTGAAGATCATCAGCAAAATTAATATTATTCAAGTGGAGATCCTCAGCGAATACCAGACTCTGCTGGCTCTGAGTGACAAGAAGCTATTTTACTGGCCTAGCGACGTGTTAAGCGGCGGAGACGCAGTGAAGAACGGCAAGCTTGGAAAGGAGCTGATGACGCATGTGTCGTTCTTTAAAACAGGCGTTTGCGCTGGAAGAATGCTTGTTTGTGCAGCCAAGTCTTCTTCTAACCTCATCAGAATCTTTGAGCCTATTGATCCGATCAGCCAGAGaaaacaaaagaaaaagttCTCGCCGGAAACAAAAGACGTCAGTTTCAACTCGGAGCCGGTTTCGATCAGCTTCCTCAAGACCAAGCTATGTGTGGGTTGTTCGAAAGGCTTTGAAATtgtttctttggaaacgaacgagatcaaacagcttctggaTGCTGCCGACACGTCTCTCGACTTTGTGGTCGGCAAGGAAGGCCTCAAGCCGCTGGAGATTGACAGAATCAACTCTGATTTCCTGCTGAGTTactcaaacttctccttcttcatcaactaCAGCGGCTGGCGGTCGAGACCCAAATGGATCATCCACTGGGAGGGTGTTCCACACGCTTTTGCTCTGTGGTACCCGTATCTTCTGGCCTTTGATTCGGGCTTTATTGAGATCCGCCACGTTGAGAGTGGAGAGCTTTTGCGCGTCATCATCGCAGAAAAGATCCGCTTCTTGCACTCCAGCTCGCAGGAAATTTTGTATGCATACGAAGACGAAAGAGGATACGATGTGGTCGCGTCACTTGATTTCTGGGATAAAAGCATGAAGAACAGAAGTCGTGGAAACACCCTCCATACACAGGTGCCAAGCAACACAGCCAGCTCGACTACTTTGGTTTCAAAATGA
- a CDS encoding Actin-related protein 2/3 complex subunit 3, translated as MPAYHSTFLADESQDTRLVGNFAVLPLRTKYKGPAFPASSDYDIIDEVLDLFRANSFFKNFEIKGPADRTLIYGILFVSQCLNALNASTTQNEAVRVLTNLALDNFSIPGEIGFPLNSLYQPPRDKNEALFLRQYLAQFRQELANRLIARIYQDSNLPSKYWLAFTRRKFMNKSL; from the exons ATGCCA GCCTATCACTCGACGTTCTTGGCAGACGAGTCGCAAGATACCAGACTTGTGGGCAATTTCGCAGTGTTGCCACTTAGAACAAAATACAAAGGACCAGCATTTCCTGCCTCGTCCGATTACGACATCATTGACGAGGTTCTGGACCTGTTTAGGGCCAactcgtttttcaagaactttgagATCAAGGGTCCTGCCGATAGAACTCTAATTTACGGAATTCTGTTTGTTTCGCAGTGTTTGAACGCCCTCAATGCCTCAACTACGCAGAACGAGGCTGTTCGCGTTTTGACCAATTTGGCTCTGGACAACTTTTCAATTCCCGGCGAGATTGGTTTCCCGCTGAACTCTCTTTACCAGCCGCCAAGAGACAAGAACGAGGCGTTGTTTCTGAGACAATACCTAGCTCAATTCAGACAGGAACTGGCAAACCGTCTAATTGCTCGCATTTATCAAGATAGCAACCTGCCAAGCAAGTACTGGCTGGCCTTTACTAGACGCAAGTTCATGAATAAGAGTTTGTAA
- a CDS encoding F-box protein, which translates to MANKSRPKKTRGQLYKKYVYGVKDNDPVDVETETTLQQEVFSEVWNGYVWPRSQFQKVDVLKVSVALGRGMVVQEDRMKLPFELILLILEHTEHPYCLNHLLISRAFYYVLMPKLYYYPRLKSSNFAQFVDLISQHQNKKRFEGLVKILDLSQIIQSGKNSYVSKLLRRFSGSLEVFIASQASFGLSPLISLRLCHNLKILDLRLVSETVNLKELFNSIKSAPLLEQLSFPRSSISCEDYDMEWPSKLWYLRLQGGISNKFLTESRFPASITSLEFAHCPNITGEAINEMLMHIGYNLRRLSIFYPMPKLKSNSLDTVFLYCPNLVYLYINIEYFSKDLFHDELLPPLEEYPRPLRTLCIDSSGLLGQGSKIHPDDLTIALWEERLPCLTSLKVSMMLGWNYDSDSVQDLVNELEDRGGALYKM; encoded by the coding sequence ATGGCTAACAAGAGCCGGCCCAAAAAGACTAGGGGCCAGCTGTACAAGAAATACGTATATGGGGTAAAGGACAACGACCCGGTTGATGTTGAGACAGAAACCACGCTGCAGCAGGAGGTTTTCTCCGAGGTGTGGAATGGCTATGTTTGGCCTCGGTCTCAGTTCCAGAAGGTGGATGTTCTTAAAGTTTCTGTTGCCCTGGGGCGTGGGATGGTTGTGCAGGAGGATCGGATGAAGCTGCCCTTTGAGCTTATTCTGTTAATTTTGGAACACACAGAACACCCGTACTGCCTGAACCATCTCCTGATCAGCCGTGCGTTCTACTACGTCCTGATGCCCAAGTTGTATTATTATCCGCGCCTCAAGTCGTCAAACTTTGCGCAATTTGTCGATCTCATATCCCAGCACCAGAACAAGAAACGGTTCGAGGGACTCGTCAAGATTCTTGATCTGTCCCAAATCATACAGTCAGGAAAGAACTCGTATGTTTCGAAGCTACTGAGGCGGTTCAGCGGGTCTCTAGAAGTATTCATTGCGTCGCAAGCCAGTTTCGGGCTTTCGCCACTGATCAGTCTGCGACTGTGCCATAACCTGAAGATACTGGACTTGCGACTCGTCTCCGAGACTGTGAACCTGAAAGAGCTGTTCAACTCCATTAAATCAGCTCCGCTTCTAGAACAGCTTTCATTTCCTCggtcctcgatctcgtgTGAGGATTACGACATGGAATGGCCGTCCAAGCTCTGGTATTTGCGGCTTCAGGGCGGCATATCTAATAAGTTTCTCACCGAGTCGCGGTTTCCGGCCTCCATCACGTCGCTGGAGTTCGCTCACTGTCCAAATATTACCGGAGAAGCGATCAACGAAATGCTCATGCACATTGGATACAACCTGCGGCGGCTTTCCATTTTCTATCCCATGCCAAAACTCAAAAGCAACTCTCTTGACACGGTCTTCCTTTACTGTCCAAACCTTGTTTATTTATACATCAACATCGAGTACTTTTCCAAAGACCTGTTTCatgacgagctgctgccgcCGTTGGAAGAATACCCGCGTCCGTTGCGCACACTATGCATTGACTCCTCAGGACTGCTGGGCCAAGGGTCCAAGATCCACCCGGACGATCTCACCATTGCGCTATGGGAAGAGCGATTACCCTGTTTGACAAGTCTAAAGGTGAGCATGATGCTGGGATGGAACTACGACAGCGACTCGGTCCAGGATCTCGTGAACGAGCTCGAAGACAGAGGCGGCGCGCTATACAAAATGTAG